From the genome of Ktedonobacterales bacterium:
GCTGGACGCATCAACGAGTTCCTGCCAGGCTTCCACAGAGTTTTCATCCCTTGAGATCACAGCTTGTGCGATCTGTTCAGCTTCAGCGTAGCGTTTCTGGTGGACGTAGACATGCGCCTGGAGCGTCAGGGCTTCGGCGTCATGAGGATGCTCTGCCAGCACCCGCTCAATAATCTGCAAGGTTTCGGCATTGTGTCCCGCGTAGTAGAGGCTATGAGCAAAACCCAGTCGAGTCTCTTTGAGCGGCTGCTGAGCATGAACAGCCTCGACTAAAGACTCGAATGCCAGCGTGGTGACAAACACGCCAGGTTGTTTAGGCGCTTCGGCCAGCGTGGCAAGCGAGATTGAGACGCCGCCATGATAAGCCATCCAATCACAGAGCGCTTTTACCGCTTCTGGGTACCTCTGCTCCAAATATGGAGCAGCCACCTGCTGCGCCCAGCGATATTCTCGCTGCTCAGCGTCTCGCTCTCTCGCCTCCCCATCTACGACACACCAGCGCCCCCGTGTCCTCTCGATTTTATGCTGCATATGATGAGCAATCTCGTGGAGCAAGGTCGAGAGCATGCGTAGTCGGAGATAGAGTTCTAGTATCTCCCGGTTGGGCAGCGCGTCATCATATACATGGGCGTAGAGCCTGATGGTTGCGCGATATGAAAAGTATGTCCCAAGGTAGCGCCCGCCAAAGACTCCTGGCAGGATTTCGCCGCCAAGACGCCCCGTCAAGGGATCGCGCTCAAGAGGAAGGCTTTCAACATCGAGTTCCTGGCGCTGATACGGCACCCCCAGACACAACTCAATGAGACTTATCCCTGTGAGCGCCTCTGATGGCAAGCGCTGCATCACAGCCCGCAAATCCTCTACGCTCGCGGGGTAATGAACAAACGCTTTCTGGTCTACGACCAGGATGGGGGGAGGCTCGCCATCAATAGGCGCTTCAAGCGATGGCGGCTGGCGGCGTCCGCGCCATACCTCCGCCTTGATGGCGCGTTTCCGGCCAAGCAATGCGCGGATATGTTCGATGCGGACACGTCGCCGTTGCGACTGAGCATACTGGTCCTGCCGCGCTTCCTTAAGCTGTCGTCGCGTAGCATGAATGCTCCGTGACATGCCACCGTCCTTTTTAGGCCCGTACAGCCTCCAGCGCCCAGCTATTGCCGTGAATATCAGCCAGCACAGCCAGGATGCTATTCATTCCTGTTCCTCATTACTCCCAGCCTGCCTCCATCGGCGGCGGGTTACGCAGCGTGGAAAGGACGACACAATATTTCTCCGCCTTCTCGCGCAGCGCGGCAAGCTGTTCCGGGCTGGCATCTGGCGCGACAATATCGAACCGTGTCCTGATCGCCAGAAAGCCAACCGGAACCGTGGGATCAACCCCCAGCGTGCCTTTTAAGTCCAGGTCGCCCTCCACCGTCACGTTGATCTTTTCGGTCTTGATGCCCATCGCCTCGGCAACCATCTGCGTCGTTAGCTGCGCGCAGGCGGCCAGCGCCCCCAGCAGCAGATCGCCGGAGCAGGCTCCCGCGCCAGGCCCACCAACGCCAGGATGCGCCTCGGCTTGATAGATGGCGCGGCCCAGGTCCACATTGCACGCCACCGGCGTATCCGTCTGATCGCCTCTGGCCGTCAGGGTGATGATGGCGCGCTCTGGCTCCTGCCGGTACTGCTGCTTCAGCGGCTTTTGCTTCTCGCGTAGATTAAAGGTCATGATGGTTGCTCCTGTCTCACCTGGCTACGCCGCGCTTGTAACATTCAGCGTCGGGCGGCGGCGATGATAGTCTGTTACTTGTTGATAGGCATCGGCCACGCGCAGCAAGACCGCTTCCTTGAATGCAGCGCCCAGCAGTTGCACCCCCACCGGCAGGCCCTCGCTGAACGGGCCGGGCATCGAGAGGCCGCAGATGCCCGCCAGATTCGCCGGAATCGTAAAGACATCCGAGAGATACATCTGATAGGGGTCATCAACCTTCTCGCCAATCTTGAACGCCACCGTCGGCGAGACCGGACTGACCAGCACGTCGAACCGCTCGAACGCGCGATCAAAGTCTTGTTTGATCAGCGTGCGTATCTTTTCGGCGCGCAGATAATAGGCATCGTAATAGCCGGAAGAAAGGGCATACGTGCCAAGCATAATCCGTCGCTTGACTTCCGGCCCAAAGCCTTGCTGGCGAGTCTTTTTGTAGACATCCAGCAGGTCTTCGGCCTCCTCGCGCACTGAGAGGCCATACTTGATGCCATCATAGCGCGCCAGATTGGCGCTGGCCTCGGCAGGCGCGATAATGTAATAGGCCGCGACGCCATAGCGCGTGTGCGGCAGCGACACCTCGCCCACCTCCGCTCCCAGATCGCGCAGCGTTTCGATGGCCGCGCGCACCGAGGCGACGACGCCCGGCTCGGTACCCTCAATCCAGTATTCTTCAGGGATGCCCACGCGCAGCCCCTTGAGATCGCCAGTCAGCGCGGCGCTATAATCAGGCACAGGCGCCTGAACCGCCGTCGAATCCAGCGGGTCCGCCCCGGCTATCGGCTGGAAGAGCAGGGCCGCGTCGCGGGCATCGCGGGCAAAGGGGCCAATTTGATCGAGCGACGAGGCAAAGGCAACCAGCCCGAAGCGCGAAACCCGGCCATAGCTGGGCTTGAGCGCCGTCACATTGCAAAGCGCGCCGGGCTGGCGAATCGAGCCGCCGGTATCGGTGCCATATGACCCCAGCGCCTCGCAAGCCGCCACCGCCACCGCCGAGCCGCCGCTGCTCCCGCCTGGCACGCGCGCCAGATCCCACGGGTTGCGCGTCGGAAAGAAGGCGGAGTTTTCGGTGGAAGACCCCATCGCAAACTCGTCCATGTTGGTCTTGCCCAGCATCACGATGCCCGCCGCATTGAGCCGCTGCATCACCGTCGCGTCGTAGGGCGGCACAAAGTCCTCCAGAATATGCGAGCCGCAGGTGGTGCGCACTCTATCGGTGCAGATGACATCTTTGATCGCCAGCGGAATGCCCGTCAGCGGCGAAACAGCCTCTCCAGCGGCAAAGCGACGATCCGCCGCTTCCGCCTGCTGCAATGCCAGATCAGGCGTCAAAGTGATAAAGGCGCGCAGCGCACGCTCAACCTCATCAATCCGCTCCAGATGCGCCCTGGTCAGTTCCACCGAACTGATCTCGCGGCGGCGCAATAATTCAGCAGCTTCGTGTATGGTTACTTCCCAAAGTGGGGCCATTCTCTATCCTCCAGCTTCTTCGCCAGCTTCTTCCAACACAGCGGGGACACGCAAAAAGTTCTCTTCAGCCTCAGGCGCGTTGGCAAGCAACTGCCTGGGCTGGTCAGAAGGGCGCGGCTGGTCGGGAGCCATCACATTACGCACTGGCAAGATATAGGCGCTGGCGGGTACCTGGCTTACATCAACCTCGTTCAAGATCGCCATATTTTCCAGAATCACCCCAAGCTGGCTCATCAGCCGCTCTTTCTCTTCTTCGTTCAACCCCAGGCGAGCCAGCAGGGCCACATTCTCAACATCTTCGCGTGTAATTGCCATGATATTTTCTCCTCAATAGCGCACCCGGAATCCCGCAAATACGCCGGTGGCTGGCCCCCAACCAGTCTCAACCTCCCGCACATAGGCCGCAGGTGGACCCAGACGCAGCGATTCCAGCAATCGCTCCAGCAGGGGGCGTGGCCCCTCGGCAATCACCTCAACCGTCCCATTGGGCAGATTGCGCGCATAGCCGCGCAGACCCAGCGCGTTGGCCTCTTCAATCACAAAATAACGATAGCCCACGCCATGCACGCGCCCATGCGCGGTAGCCGTCAGGCGCACGATCTCTGTCTCCCCCATCGCAGCATTACTCTATTTCAGTAGAATCACCAGAATGACCGGACCCGCTGGCGGCCTCTGTACTCATGGCTTGCGCTCCAGGCGTGGCCTGTTTCTGCGCCGTGATGCTTTCCGGCGCGCTTGCGGGCAGCGACACGGGCGCTTCTGCGGCTGTCTCCGCGCTGCTCGCCTCATCGCCGTAGATGCCCCGATACTGCGGCGGCAGCAGCGCGGCGATCTGCCGCATAATCACATTCAACTGGCCCTGAAGGTCGGTATGCCCACGCCGATCTTCGCGGCTGAGCGTGAACGGCTCGCCATAAGTCAACGTAATGGGTGTGCGCCAGGGCCAGATACGCCAGGGCTTGAACCGCTCAGAGCCATAGATGCCTACCGGCACAATCGGCGCGCCCGAACGCATGGCGATCAGCGCCACGCCCGCTAACCCCTCTTTCATCTTGCGCGAGCGGCTGCGCGTGCCTTCTGGAAAGATCACCAGCACCTGCCCGGCCTTCAGCACATCGTCTGCCTGCTTGATCGCCTGGCGATCAGCCTCGCCGCGACGCACCGGGAAAGCCCCCAGGCCAATCACCAGCCACTTGAGCGGCGCTTTCTGAAAGAGTTCAGACTTTGCCATAAAATGCGTGCGGCGCTTCACCCGCAGGCCAATCATCGGAATGTCGGTCCAGTTCAGATGATTGCTCACCAGGATGACCGGACCCGTTTGTGGCACGTTCTGGACCCCGGCCACACGCAGACGAATGAACAGAGGCAGAAGGGTACGCACAATCGCGCGGCAGGTCTCATAGAACCACTTATACTCTTTCATGGATGATCTCCAAGATGCGTTCAAGAACCTGCTCTATCGTGAGATGCTCTGTATGAATCACAACAGCATCGTCGGCGGGACGACTCTGCGCGCTATCCAGCATATCGCGGCGCTGCACCTCAGCCAGCACTTCCTCAAGCGTCGGCGCTTCATCCTGCTTGGCGCGCAACTCCAGCCAGCGCCGCCGGGCGCGCTCATCCAAAGAGGCGGTCAGATAGATTTTCACCTGCGCGTTGGGCATTACCACCGTGCCAATATCGCGTCCGGCCATCACCACGCCGCCGCGCTCGCCGCGTTCCCGCTGGCGGCGGCGCATCGCGGCGCGCACCGCCGGATGATGTGAGACCAGCGATACCGCGTGATCGACCTCCGGGCTGCGCAGCTGCCAGGTCACATCGCGCCCCTCCACCCTGACGGTATACTGGCGGCCATCAGTAGCCGTCGGCAACGTAATCTCCAGATCGAAGGTCTCGGCCAGGGAACCCAGCGGCGCCTCATCCTCCAGGTCTATGCGCCGCTGCAAGGCCAGCCAGGTCAGCGCGCGATACATAGCGCCAGTATCGAGATACAGATAGCCCAGTCGCTTCGCCAGCAGTTCACCTACGGTACTCTTGCCGACACCGGCAGGCCCATCAATAGCAATTTGCAGGTCTTGGCGCATGTCGCCTCCAGAGAATCGCCCCGCCGTAGCCGCCTGAAGCCAGGCCAGGGCATATATTCTGGCTCATTATAGCAGCAAATTAGCCCCAAAAGAAAGCGTGGGGAATTTATTTGCCAGCCAACTTCTCAACCTCCGCCGCACTCAGACGCCGCCACTGGCCGGGCGGCAGATCGCCCAGGCGCAGCGAGCCAACACGCACCCGAATCAGCCGCAGCACTGGATGCCCAACCGCCGCGAGCATACGCCGCGCCTGGCGTTTGCGCCCTTCACGCAGCGTCACAGAGAGCCAGCTTGTGCCATTGCCCATTGCCCGCAGCAAACGAGCTTGCGCGGGAGCGGTGGGGCGCGCCTCGCCAGGCAATAAGAGGCCGCGCCGCAATGGCTCCAGGGCGGCAGCCGTTGGGACACCACGCACCAGCGCGTGGTACTCTTTCTCTTGCTCGTAGCGCGGATGCGTGAGATGCAGCGCAAACGCGCCATCGTTCGTCAGCAGCAGCAGCCCCTCGCTGTCAAGATCAAGCCGACCTACCGGAAAGAGCCGCTCTGCTCGCAGCGTCGGCGGCAGCAGATCAAGCGCCGTCTGGCGGCCCTGGGGGTCGTGGGCCGTCGTGACCACCCCGGCGGGCTTATGCAGCAAGAGATAGACCCTGGCAGCCGGGGGCCGCACCGGCTGCCCATCCACCTGCACCTCGTCTTTTTCTGGCTGAACCTTCATACCCAGGTGCGTCACTGCCTGCCCATTGACCTGCACGCGCCCGTCCCGAATCAATTCCTCAGCGTGGCGACGCGAAGCAACGCCTGCCCGCGCCAGAAACTTTTGCAGGCGCTCAGACCCTGCTGACCCTTCAGACGCTATAGCCCAATCGGGGGATAACTCTCGCTCTTGGCCCATAACCTCTAGTATAATCTGCGCCTGGATGGAAACACAAGAACCAGCCAGGCGAAAGGGGACTGCTGTGCGTTCATTCTCTTTGCCAACGCTCCCAAATCCAGCGCCAGAGAACCAACCGACACGACAGTCTAAAAAACGAGTCGTGTATCTCTGGCTGGCGCTCGCCGTCGTCCTGGGGCTGGTCCTGGGGAGCGGCCTGGGGCTGCTCTTCGCCAAAACCGGACCAGGCTCCGCCCCCACTTCCAGCGACCTGAAACCACAGAACCCGCTTTCCCAGGTTGCCAGCGCCATCACTCCCACACGGCCAGGAGTCACGCCAACCCCTCCGCCAAAGCAGCCGGGTGGAACCAACCACTTCGCCTTCGGGCTGGATAGCCACCCTGGCAATGTACAATATATGAACGATATGCGCGCCAAAAATGGCGCAGCCTTTGACTATCGTTATCAGTACCTCTCCGCAGGCGTCAACACCGGCTCCGGTTGGGAGACCTGGAACAGTCCAGCAGGGGCTTTTGCCACCCTCTATATTCAGGAAAGCGCCAAAAACCACTATATCCCTGTGCTGGTCTATTACGAACTCCTGCAATCGAATGGAGGCTGCGGCGGCTGCGGCGAACAACAAAAAGACCTGAGCAACCTCGCCAACGCCAGCCTTATGAAAGCCTACTATGCCAACTGGGCGCTGCTCATGCAGAAGATCGGCGCGACCCATAAGACCACCCTGGTTATCGTCGAGCCTGATCTCTGGGGCTATATGCAGCAGAGCGTTGTGAACGGCTCGAACAGCGCCGCCTCGGTTCCGGCCAGCGTCGCCAGTTCAGGATACGGCGCGGCGGCTGGCCTGCCCAACACCGCGCAGGGCTACGCCTGGGCGCTCTTGCATATACGCGATCTGTACGCGCCAAACGCTGTGCTGGCGATCCATGCCTCCAACTGGGCTACGAAATTTGACATCAGCAGCAATACCGACCCCAACCTAAACGTAAAGAGCCTGGCACAGAAAGAAGCGCAGTTCCTGCTCTCAGCGGGCATCAAAGGCAATCCCAAAGGCATCTCGCGCTGGAACCTGCTCTCAAACGACGTGGCCGACCACGACTCCGGGCAATCGGGCCTCTGGTGGGACCGCTCGAACAAAGCCCTGCCCAACTTCTCGCGCTACCTGCAATTTATCAGCGCGCTCACAGCGGCCAGCGGGCTGCACGTCATGATGTGGCAGGTACCCGCTGGCAACCAATACTTCGATACCGAAAATAACAGCAAGGGGCATACCCAGGATAACCGCCCCGAATATATCCTGGGCCATATCGCCGACTTTGCCCACGCGGGCATCATCGGCGTCCTCTTTGGCCCCGGCAACGGCGGGACTGAATATAACGACGCCCGGCAAGATGGTGTCACCAATCCCGCGCCGATCAGCACCTTCCAGTGCAACCAGTGCAACAGCCACCAGAGCCAGTACGCCGACGACGATGGCGGCTACCTGCGCATCTTCGTCGGCCAGTATTACAAGAACGGCGCGTATCCACTGCCTGCGGGCTGGTAGAGACCTGAGAAGATGTTGATTGGCGAGAAAAAGCATTGCGCACTATGACCAGGCACGTGCCTGCCCGCAAGTAGGGCCGCGCCCGACGCCGCTTCATACCGTCTGCGCTTTGTTCGTCTCCTCCATGTGAGACTCCTCTTCAGGAAAGACAAAGAAATTAGGGGAGGGAAGCGTTTCTTCATCTTCCATCAGCAACTCAAGCGCTTCCTGGGCCATCTCAGCGGCTTCTGCGTAGGTGGCGCCATGCGTGTGTGCGTTGCCCCATTCTGGCAATGTAACAACATAGCATTGATCTTCTGGCGACCACTGGATGAGGATGCTATAGCGCGGTGGGTTCATGGCTTCCTCTTTCTGGCTTGTTCTAGCTTTTCGAGCGCCTCGCGCAAGTCTTGTTCCTGATACGGCTTGGCATCATCCCCGTCCTGTCCTGGGAGAAGAATCGAGCCAGGCAGCAATGGATGCCTGTACTTGCGGTGACTCCCTTTCCCTTGCTTCTTTACCAACTGAAAGCCAGCGCGCACATAATCAGCCGCTAGCTCACGCACTTTACGCGGCACTGCCTCCACTCTCCGTATTTTATATTATGAAATAAAAGTGCCTCCCTTTCCAGGGTATAAACGCCTCTTCTTTGCTATTCTACCACGCTGGCCTGTCGAAGAACAGGGAGAGGGCGCTGCCTCCCGGCTTTTCACAAGCCCTATCTACAGGACAAACACTCTGGGGCGCGCCATCCACTCAGCCAGATCGATCTTCCCCTGTGCCTCCAGCAGACGATAGAAATAGCGATAGACCGGACGCACAGCCACCAGATCAGGGAGCGGCAGCAGCCCTGCATACCCGCGCGCCACAGCCGCCGCGCCGGGCTGAGTCAGCAGGTACTCCAGGGCAATGAAATCGAACGCGCGCGGCCCAATCACATAGGCTTCAGTATCTATCAGGCCCGTCAGATGTTCCCCGTCCGTCAGAAATTGCGTGGGGTCCAGATCGATCATCACCAGCGCGCCCACCTCAAGCGGCGGCAGTTGCAGCGCAGCGGCCCACATCGGTTCAAGCGCGGCGCTGATACGGGCGTCATGCTGATAAAACTGATCCACAAGCAGCCGCATCGTTTCCGCAAGCCGCGTATGAAATGTCGGCAACGGGTGACGGGGCTTGCCCGTCGGGTGGCCGTAAGAGGCAAAGCGTCGGCAGTGAATACACGCCAGCGCCCGGCCAAGCTCTTCTAGGGCAGACTCAGGCAGGTGATCGAATGCCTCAAGAGGCGCGCCCGGCACATAATCCACGACCACACACGATCTTCCGGCAAGCGTGGCCTTCCGGCGAACACGCGGGACAGCAATGGGGCTGAGGCGCGCCAGAAGCCCATTGAGCGGCTCAAGGTCAAAGATGCTGCCCGGATCGATCCCAAAGAGATGATGGCAGCCGCCCCAAAACGGCCCGCCAGGGCTGCCCCAGCGAAAGGCGCGCACCACCACTTCTTCTCTGGTCGTCTGGACATACTAGACATCGCTGGCATGCCCGGAATACCCAGGGTCCAGATAGCGTTGTGTAACAATAGGCTCAGCAAAGAGTTGTTGGAGGTCCGGCTCGTTCATCTACGAAGATCAACCCTCCTCGTCAGCAAGCCGCCGCGCGCAGGGACAGGCGGCGCAGAGCTTTGCGCGGCACCAATGTTTATGCGCGTGCTGAAGTCCCTGCTGCGCCAGCGCCAGCCGGGGATGCTTTGGCAAGAGCAGTTGCCGCTGCATCGCGCGAGTAATCTGATTGGAGGGCAGCCCTGGAAACTCCAGCGCCAGTATATAAGCTCGCTTTGCCAACGCGTCATCCTCATGCAGCAGCGCCCAGCCATAGGCAAAGGGCAGCGCCACGTTCCAGACCAGAATCGCGGCGCGCCCGGCGCTGAGCAGCTCAGAAGGAGCGGCGCTCTGGCGAGCAGACACCTGATAGGTCTCGCCGGAGATGGTGAGAACCCGCAGCAGCGCCTCTCCGGCGTCATCCGATTGCGTCCGCGAAAGCAGCGCCCAGAGTTCCGGCCAGGGACCGCGCTCGCGCCAGCGCACCGCCAGCCGCGCCAGCGCCGCCAGACGCTGACGGTCCAGGCGCGGCGGAAGTGTCAGGCGCTCCAGCAGCGCCTCATAGGCGCGCACAGGCGAAGTGAGGCCAGGAGCCATCCTGGCAAGCTCTTCGCCCAGCGCACGAAACGCTTCGCGCTCGCGGCCATAGCCCAGCCCCTCGGCCAGCGCCACAAAGAGCAGGCGGCTTTCAACGCTCCAGCCCTGGTGACTGGTTTGACTGGCCGAATCCGCCTGCTCCAGAGCAGCGGATAACTGCGACTGAAAAGCAGTAGCTTTCTCCAGAAAGCGCGCTTCCCCGGCCTGATCGAGCAGCGCCAGCAGTTCAGACTCCGCCAGGCGTGTCGCATCCTGCTGACAGGGCCACTGCTCGGACTCTTTTGGGCGCAGGGGCAGCGTTGGCGGCGCCACAACATCGGCCAACGCCAGCACAGGCGCGGTAGCTCCATCCGCCAGCCGCGTGGGCTGAAGATCAGTCGTGAAAACGACATGCAAGATCACCCGGCCATAACGTGGATCGCTTTCGTGGCCGTGCGCGCGCCAGTCGCCGCCGCGCAGATGGACCTCCACATCGCCACAGAGCGTGCGATCATCGCCCAGGCGAATCACCGCGTCCCGAAAATCAGGGCCAGGGCCACCGCCGGGGCGGCCAGGATAGAGGACGGTGAGGCGCTCGCCATTCGTCGTGCGCAGCGGCACACCCATCAACTCCCCGCTGGCCCAGCGCCGGACAATATCGCGCTCCGAGATTTGTTGCATGTCTTTGTTCCCTGTGCTACTATTTTTGGGTAGTCGGGACCATTTCTTATGGCTTGCGCTATTCTCTCCAAGGAGACCCATTATGGCCGTATCGCTCACACAAGATTTCTTTTATATCTCCGTTTTCTTGACCGCCGTCGCTGTCGTTGCGTATCTGGTCTACACTCTGAGCAATCGCCACGCCGTCCTGGCAACCCTTGCCGATGTTCGCGCTCGCCGCGCGCGTGGCAAAGCCACCGTCAAGGCCAGCGTCGAAAGCGCCGGGAGCGCCGCTGGTGGAGGCGCAGGAACGGCAACGCTTGTCCGCGAGTTTGAGGTCGCCGTCCCCAACGTTGACCCGGACTATCGCGCCGTTTACTGGGGGCGCATCGGCACAGGGGCCGCCTGGTTCAGCGTCATCGCCCTCCTAACCTCGCTGATCTTCCGCTCCGTGGTCATGGGCTACCCCCCCTGGGTCAACATGTATGGCTACAGCCTCAGCTTTTCCTGCGCCTTGTTGTTCTGCTACCTGCTCTTCGAGCGGCGCTACCACTCGCGCGCGTTGGGCGTCTTTGCTACCGGCGTCGCGCTCCTGTCAATTGCTTTTGCCATCTACATTGGCGCTGCTTATAACCAGGCCACGACCAGCTACAACGTCATTCCCGCGCTTCAGGACGAGAAGATTCTCATCTTGCACGTCTCGATGGCGATCTTTGCTTATGCCCTCTTTACCGTCGCCTTTGGCTGCGGCATCATCTATCTCGTCCAGACACAGACAAACCGCTTCTCCTGGCTGCCCAGCGCCGAGGCCGCCGATGAATTGGGCTACAAAGCGGTCATCATCGGATTCCCCTTGCTGGCCCTGAACCTGATCCTGGGCGCTTATTGGGCCAACTACGCCTGGGGCCACTACTGGAGTTGGGATCCCAAGGAGACCTCGGCCCTTGTCACCTGGCTGGTCTACGCGATCTATCTGCACGTGCGCGGCGTGCGCGGCCTGCGCGGCAAATGGTCAGGCTGGCTCCTGGTGCTGGGCTTTGCCGCCACGCTCTTCACCTACTTTGGGGTGAGCTTCATCGTGCCCGGCCTGCACAGCTATGCAGGAGTGTAACACAAGAAAGCGAAGGGCGTCTGCCTCCCGTGCGGGAGGCAGACGCCCTTCTTCATCATCGGTTCCTTCTACTACACCTTCTACCATTCCTCACTACTATCCTTCACTATTATTTCTTCGTCTCAGGCTGAAGCGACTCTTTGAGAACCAGCGCATACGCGGGATTATACGCCTGATCGCAAGACCCGCAGGAAACCGGACGGGGATAGCGCCGCACCCGCTGATACTCTTTGGCGCAGCGCGGGCAGATATAGACGTAGCGAATCGGGCGCGCGGCGCGCGCGGCTTTCTCACGGCGGGTCGTCTCTTCGCGCAGCAAGGCGCGCAATTCCTCCGGCGGATAGCCCGTCACGGCGGCCTCATCCACCGAGATCGAATCATAACCATGACAATGATGGCGCCGGGGATGGCCGCGCAGGCGATCAGCCAGATGAATCAGTTCATGCGCCACCGTCACCTCCACGCTCTGCGGCAAGAGGTCCGGCTCAACAAAGATCAGGTGGCGATGGAGCAGCGAAGCGCCCTGACGTTGAGGCATTACCACCGGCGGAACGGCAAAGCTGGGCAAGGGCAGTTGGGTCAGCACCGCCGCCGCTTCCTCAGTTTGCGCGCCGATGGCCTGGGCAAGCTGCAAATGGCGACGCTGGCGGCGAGTCAATGGAGGAGATGGAAGATAGCAATAACAACCCAGCGCCAGCGTATTCAGACGCCGTCCTGCCCAGCGGGCAAACTCGCGGCGGTCTTGCGTCACCGCCACGCGGCGCCGCTCTTCGGGGGGCAGGCCCAACTTGTGCCAGTAGAGGTCCAGCCAGCGCCGCACCTCATCACCAGCGTGCAGCACTGGCAAATTATGCAGCGGCGGAGGTTCGGAGACGGGCCGACTACGGCCCGATGATTTGCTTCCTGTCGTCATTGCCCTGTTCCCTCCGCAAAAGCCAATAGAATAGAGGTCCAGCAGACACAGCGGCTCATGCGCGCTCTCCAGCAGCCCCTCTTCAGAGCTGCTGCCCCCTTTCCACACAATCAGCCGCCCAGGGGCAAGGGCATCCATATCCCGCGCCATTCATCCGTGTCAAGCCGGGCTATCGTGTCACAACCCCAGCTATTTTAGTATATAGATACGCCTTCGCGCCTGCAACAGCCAGGCACAAATGCCCCAGGGGCTTACACCGATATAACGGGTAAAGGCGCCTGGGGTATCACTTGCTGCCTGGCGTGATCTGCTACTCGATTCCTACCACCGGCGTCTCCATCCCCTCCACGAGATACCCATAGGACATATGCGGCGTGTTATGGGCAAAGCCCACCTGTCCCTGCCGATCAATCAAAATCAAGCCGCCAGAGCCGCCCAGGCGCTCGGCCAGCAGGCGTATTGCTGCCTCTGCGGCGCTCTGAGCAGACATCCCCAGCGCCAGAAACTCACAGGCCCGCCGCGCCAGCATCAGACGTACAAAATACTCGCCATGTCCGGTTGAAGAGACGCCGCCCAGGCTGTCCTCAGCATAAAAGCCACAGCCCACCAGCGGCGAATCGCCCACGCGCCCAGGGCGCTTATTCGCCATGCCGCCTGTCGAGGTCGCCGCCGCGATATGCCCCGCGCTGTCGATGGCAACCGCGCCCACTGTCCCGTGTTTCTCCTCGCCTCCGTCAGCCGCAGAGACGCCTACGCCATCCCCAGGCCGATAGCCGCGACGCCAGCGTTCAAGCTGCGCCGGAGTCACCAACTCTTCTGGAGAGCAAAACTCCATGCCCTGCTCCTGCGCAAAGAGTTCTGCGCCCGCGCCTGTCAGCAGAACATGCGGACTCTGTAGCACCAGGCGTGCCAACAAAATAGGGTTCTTGATCTGCATCACGCCGATAATTGCCCCAACATCCAGCGTCGTCCCATCCATCATTCCGGCGTCAAGCTCTGCCGCGCCGCTGGCATTGAGCGTGGACCCTGTGCCAGCGTTAAAA
Proteins encoded in this window:
- a CDS encoding tetratricopeptide repeat protein; translated protein: MSRSIHATRRQLKEARQDQYAQSQRRRVRIEHIRALLGRKRAIKAEVWRGRRQPPSLEAPIDGEPPPILVVDQKAFVHYPASVEDLRAVMQRLPSEALTGISLIELCLGVPYQRQELDVESLPLERDPLTGRLGGEILPGVFGGRYLGTYFSYRATIRLYAHVYDDALPNREILELYLRLRMLSTLLHEIAHHMQHKIERTRGRWCVVDGEARERDAEQREYRWAQQVAAPYLEQRYPEAVKALCDWMAYHGGVSISLATLAEAPKQPGVFVTTLAFESLVEAVHAQQPLKETRLGFAHSLYYAGHNAETLQIIERVLAEHPHDAEALTLQAHVYVHQKRYAEAEQIAQAVISRDENSVEAWQELVDASSAQGKWPELERATTRVIELGRPLGVYALGDRARARLELGKFPEATADIEALAQFQGRGSRAANMAVVLKAVLLLRTGCYEEAWEVATVSLRRRWSIWRCVLVAARLEAAHCLGKPRHAGRLTAHDKEWLREMGYTVWIDRLEGYHEQSRYAPSQKSEMAHMRQRWR
- a CDS encoding acylphosphatase, with the translated sequence MGETEIVRLTATAHGRVHGVGYRYFVIEEANALGLRGYARNLPNGTVEVIAEGPRPLLERLLESLRLGPPAAYVREVETGWGPATGVFAGFRVRY
- the cmk gene encoding (d)CMP kinase, with amino-acid sequence MRQDLQIAIDGPAGVGKSTVGELLAKRLGYLYLDTGAMYRALTWLALQRRIDLEDEAPLGSLAETFDLEITLPTATDGRQYTVRVEGRDVTWQLRSPEVDHAVSLVSHHPAVRAAMRRRQRERGERGGVVMAGRDIGTVVMPNAQVKIYLTASLDERARRRWLELRAKQDEAPTLEEVLAEVQRRDMLDSAQSRPADDAVVIHTEHLTIEQVLERILEIIHERV
- the gatA gene encoding Asp-tRNA(Asn)/Glu-tRNA(Gln) amidotransferase subunit GatA — translated: MAPLWEVTIHEAAELLRRREISSVELTRAHLERIDEVERALRAFITLTPDLALQQAEAADRRFAAGEAVSPLTGIPLAIKDVICTDRVRTTCGSHILEDFVPPYDATVMQRLNAAGIVMLGKTNMDEFAMGSSTENSAFFPTRNPWDLARVPGGSSGGSAVAVAACEALGSYGTDTGGSIRQPGALCNVTALKPSYGRVSRFGLVAFASSLDQIGPFARDARDAALLFQPIAGADPLDSTAVQAPVPDYSAALTGDLKGLRVGIPEEYWIEGTEPGVVASVRAAIETLRDLGAEVGEVSLPHTRYGVAAYYIIAPAEASANLARYDGIKYGLSVREEAEDLLDVYKKTRQQGFGPEVKRRIMLGTYALSSGYYDAYYLRAEKIRTLIKQDFDRAFERFDVLVSPVSPTVAFKIGEKVDDPYQMYLSDVFTIPANLAGICGLSMPGPFSEGLPVGVQLLGAAFKEAVLLRVADAYQQVTDYHRRRPTLNVTSAA
- a CDS encoding lysophospholipid acyltransferase family protein, whose product is MKEYKWFYETCRAIVRTLLPLFIRLRVAGVQNVPQTGPVILVSNHLNWTDIPMIGLRVKRRTHFMAKSELFQKAPLKWLVIGLGAFPVRRGEADRQAIKQADDVLKAGQVLVIFPEGTRSRSRKMKEGLAGVALIAMRSGAPIVPVGIYGSERFKPWRIWPWRTPITLTYGEPFTLSREDRRGHTDLQGQLNVIMRQIAALLPPQYRGIYGDEASSAETAAEAPVSLPASAPESITAQKQATPGAQAMSTEAASGSGHSGDSTEIE
- the gatC gene encoding Asp-tRNA(Asn)/Glu-tRNA(Gln) amidotransferase subunit GatC, encoding MAITREDVENVALLARLGLNEEEKERLMSQLGVILENMAILNEVDVSQVPASAYILPVRNVMAPDQPRPSDQPRQLLANAPEAEENFLRVPAVLEEAGEEAGG
- a CDS encoding OsmC family protein — its product is MTFNLREKQKPLKQQYRQEPERAIITLTARGDQTDTPVACNVDLGRAIYQAEAHPGVGGPGAGACSGDLLLGALAACAQLTTQMVAEAMGIKTEKINVTVEGDLDLKGTLGVDPTVPVGFLAIRTRFDIVAPDASPEQLAALREKAEKYCVVLSTLRNPPPMEAGWE